Genomic window (Nymphaea colorata isolate Beijing-Zhang1983 chromosome 1, ASM883128v2, whole genome shotgun sequence):
CCTCATGTCTTACAAAGATGACGCCACGACAAACTGCAAGTTGTAAGTCGTAAGTTGTAAAGGCAACATCCTTCGCAACTCTCCTCTTACCTCCAGCTTTCGGCTTCGGGCTTCTAGACGTAAATATCGGCAATCTTAATTTCATATGTTTAATTTGGACAAGATATTAAGCAATTTTagacttccatttttttttatatatattaaaacttaaaagtcacGAGGTAAGCTAAGTGCAGGCGAGATCCATGACAGAGGCTTTACATGCATGTTGATAATTGTCAACGAACCTGAAAAAGGATGATATCCATTATAATAAACAATATTAACGAAATTAAGTTTAATGATATATAGCTTTAGGAGAATAGCAGTTCCATATTGCTAACCACATCGATCGTGACATAAATTTATGGAGGCCTTTCTATTATTCCAACTAATAAATAGCCTCCTTTTTATTGGAAAATTGAATGTGTTGgttggttgaaagaaaaacacaaagaagaaaaaaaacaagatgtgaactaatattaaatgaaatgatgaaaatgtataCTTAtgctcacttttttttttctcaataattCATCATAATAAACCAAATGGCCATAATGAGTGAGCCACCAGAATCACCATTCACTCACTCCCCTTTTATTATTCAAACTAATAATTAGTGTTAATTTTGTCAGCTATATATGATCAACTGAATGGAAGAGAGGTGTGATGGAGATGCGGTCAACACTAAAaatagttttcttttccttttcaagttatgttttttcttttttgaaatggTTACATATTGCTCTTTTTTTGAGGTATTTTTTTCAGAGAAGAGCAAAAGTGcctttaaaacaaagaaattattttgaaatagaCCACGAAATTAACACTGCAAAACGGCCGACCTCCTCATTCAACATCGCGTATAAAAGAGAGGAATGTTGCTAGCAGATGCTATTTCTATGAACAAAGGAGGACGAACCAGAAGATCATCTATTGAGAATTGGGTGGTGCACAGTGTGTCACAAGAATTTGAAACCAGAACACTTATTTGCTTAATATTCGAAGCGCCTGACTACTGCCTTTCCGTATTGGTTCTTCGAACTAATGGAAGACCATAACAAAACTACAAATTTTTTCAGAATAATAATACTCCCAGCTGCGGCTGTCATGGAAAGATATATGTGATGTTTTATTGTTTCCTGTAGAGGAGCATATAATGTCACTCAAGCGTACATCCATTCGTATATAACTTATAGACACGAATATTGTTTGCGCTGGATTCTTGCCTCGTCAGATTGGACAAAGATAAATTTTTACGCTGTGTACGCATTAATTGGTGAAGATCAGGAGTGAAGAAGATCAGTATTGCAATCAGAAGCCCAATATTGTGGTTGAGTGCTCCAAGGGTCAAGGTATACCCAGTAGCTGCAATCACCATGGtggaaaaaacttgcaaatttttttttattggttctATTATTGGTTGATGTGGTCTCCTTGAATTATGTGCGGCACAGAAAAATCTTAGTAATTTATGGGAACTCTCCCTCCACTTTCAATGCAATTGAAGAACGTCTGTTGTCCTGACCGCATTGTGACATTAACGGTGGTAAAAAACAGTAGAATGCTCAAAAGAGTAAAGGTAAactaatttgatttgaaaatgtcTAACATTGTTTCCGCTGAGGGACTTCCGATATGTACATCACCGATAATGCTCGTGAAAGTTCTATATTATATATGTGGAACATAGAATGAGACAACTAATGcacaaaagaaacataaacTAAATAAATTAAGCTCCTCTTGATAACCTTGTAAGGGCagagaagatgaaggaaagAACAAGCCTTGTATGAAATGGGTGTTGAAGTGCTGAATGACAAAAAACTGAACATACCCTCGataagaaaagcaagaacaccctTTTTCATGGTGAGAGGCCAAACGCACATGGGCCTTGAATAGGACAAAACATGGAAGGGACATTTGTAGTTAATTATGATCTTCAAGGAGGTGCAAAATTCAATAGTCTGGATAGCTCCTTtaaaaagcaggaaaaaaaaacggAGAGAATTATGTTCTACTGATTCAGGCTTGGGTCCGAACGAACATGATCTGTTGGGTTTAATTGAAAAGATCACGAGCTCGCgttcaaattcaaactcaaacATGACTAACGATGGAAAAGTACCAGCATTTACTATTGGCAAGGGAAAATGTTAATGCAGTACACTCTCCAGCTGCTGTACCCATTACCAATGCACCAGCAAAAATAACATTATTCATTGAATGTCCTGCAATTCGCAATGGACGTGAAACACGTGAGggaaatcttgaaaaaaatattaagtttCACTGAGCATGTGGCGTGAGTGAAACGTTAAAAGTTTCAAGCTGAAAGCTTTAGAGCAAGTCCCAATCCTGTCATTTTGTTGCAGAAGCTTTCTGATACATAGTGTTATCTAATTTGGTGGTGTCAGCTCACTCCGATAACCTTTCTCATAGTTTAGAATCCCAAAAATGTGTTTGTGTAGTTTGCAGAATACTTTTACTGACAAAAACCTTTTTCTGAGCAGTTACACTGGGCCTCATAGTTAGAAGCATGATCCATTGTATCCTGTACTGTAACGTAAAAAGAACTCGAAAGATACTTAAAGAACCTTTTCTTAGAGTCGATCTTGTGGTATTGGCAATTGACAGAAGAGATTGACATGTCTCTTCTGTCTAACATCCTCATGTTTCGGTCTGTTTGGATCAGACATGTGGCCAAGATAAGTTGATGTTGGCAAATTGGAACATGTACTTGGCTTTGGGGAGATACTTCGAAGAGGCTAAAGCTCCTCTTCTCTTGTCCCTCTTCCTAGAGTTCATGCTTACTcctttaaaactttaaaactcgAGAGTAGTGTATGAGTAGTGTATGTTACTGTTTATAATATAGATGAATAGCCGTCAGCTAGAATGGAGCTGATGACTGCCCTTTCACCAATCCACTAGGGGAGGCATACTTTGGCTTTGGTATGAAGTAGTTTGGCCTGACCTTGGCTAATGCCTGTCTTGTCTGCTGTGGAGCGGAAGAGTGGGAGGTCCACCTGTTTCTTAGGCGCAGATGAGCTAAGAAAGTGTGGGAACAGGTTCAATCTCAGTTTGATGTCAAAGTGAAAGGGTTGGACTCGGTTGCggacgcgtggagctggcgTATCGGGGCTATAGATCTAAATCCAAGTGCATTTTTCCGGTTTCCCCTGTGGTCATACGGGGATATGACGCTGGAGGAATTGGAGTTTTCATGAAGGAACTGCTTTGTGGAGATGGTTGGTTCATGGTtgtattcttcttttcagaAACAAAACAAGCAGAGGTCGGAGGAGGAGAAAAGAATTTGATTAGACGTCGAGCCTGAATGGGCCTCAAAGTCGAGGTTAGACGTAGTTCTTGCTCATCGCTCAGTCATCTAAAGATTTCATTTAACACAAAATCCGGATTTAATAAATTAGGAGCAACTAGGTTTCGGATTTCGTCTGtattggatctagatctagatCTAGATCTAGATCCGATCCTGCTGACATGAACgggtttgataaaaaaaaaaaaaaagaaagaaatcttaAGTGCCGAAGGTAGACGTCAAAGCCGTCACTTCGAAGGAATATGAGGATTCGATGAAGGCAAGTCTCGTCGGCCAATCCAAGGCGCCTTCGTGGGTCCCAGTTTTAGAATCTTCCGGCAGTCTTTGATGGGGCCCTCACCTTCCCTTCCCCACATTGGCGTTTAAGGCTCTCCttgcatcttttttcttctccacaAAATTTTGTAGTTATTGGAAGATATTTTCGttacgagtttttttttttttcgtttttgggTGGACGAGAGGTGCCTACGATCGCACTCAATTCCGCaaacaagtttatttttttgttgaacataattttttttttccagtctTAATTTATGAATGTCTGCGAATCATATgcacaaaaaaacattttatatgtaaaaagaGTCATATTTTCCATCGCCTTAGGATTCGAAGTTTCTGGGCACGGGTTGCAGGTAGTTTTGCTCAAAACAGCATTTACAATGGAGTGCGTTCAGTAATGGACTGCGTACGCTGAAATTTGAAgttcttttattatttatttattttttcacgTATGCAAACTCATTAAGATGCAAATTATTTGGTCAGAGTGCTCACATCAGTTTTCATGAATGCCTGAAAATCTAGGACCACACATACACACGCACGAGAGGCCACATGTAGTGAGCATTTGGATCTTGTTTGTCAAATGAACAGCTAGCTTCACGATTTTAATCTTAAATTTGTGGGCTATAGGTAGTGGTGGAGCTacaaattttggatgaaaaagcATTGATCCAAAACTTTTGTTCTTGGAGGGGCACCaatttatataaataagaaaCCAAATTTTTGAAAGCAGCAACATATGAATAAGGTATTTTTGTGGAGCTCGTGTGGGCAAGGAGGCTGCGCCACTGGTTGTAAGCCATTGATTTGTTCTAGTTGTGGAAAATCTGGCTCTTTTGTTCACAATAAGACAACCGGAGAGCGCGAATTTACAAGTTGAAACCTGTGGATCACAAGTGCATAgtcaaaataagagaaaaaggaagcGAGAAATTGTGGTGCGTATAGATTTGAATGTGTGTTTGGAACATGGACGCATGCGTATATACTCAGGGGTAGAGGCATATATGGAGAGTGTGCGTGTCCCAACCTTGAGTTTTTTATTTGTCCCGCACAAAACAATCCCAGATTCCCAGAACCGCCTGGGACCCTCCTTTCCTGTTTGCTTGATCTCTTGaccacaaaaaaaggaaaaagaggtcACCAATTCGAACACCCCAAATCCTCGACGTCTACATATCTTCACCAGACGCCTTCATGGCCCCCTGAATCACCCTTTATCCTCTGGTTTTTTCGGCCAAAACCCCCTACTTCtatctcctcctccacctctcAAACGCCccagcaataaaaaaaaaaatggcctCACTGAGCAGCATCTCTCCACAGAGGTTCTCACAGATCACAAAACCCATCGTGGGCAGATCCCAAACCAATTCGAGATCCAGCTCGAGTGCCTTGACCACCATCAGAGGGCCCTCCGGCTCTTCCCTCTCGCATCAGAAGGCCAAGAAAAGTCCTTTAAGGCCGGTGTTTGGTTCGGAGAAGAGGAATTGGGCGGTGAGGTCTGTCGTTGAAGAGATAGATGTGATTCCTATTCGGAACGGTGAGCCCATTAATTTGAAGGAGGAAGGTGGTGAGAGCTCCAATTTGGTGCCCGTTGGGGGCTTCGCTACCGATGGTGGTCGTCTCTCTTTTGAGAGTGGGATGGGAATTGGGGACACCATGGTGGAGGGGTTCCCTGGTTCCTCGCCTTCTTCATCCAACCAGGGTGGGGATGGAGACAACAAGATGGTGGATAGGGCCATCAACGCGGCGATAGTTCTTGCTGCCGGCACGTTCGCCATCACTAAGTTGCTCACTATCGATCACGACTATTGGCAGGTGAGTGATTTCGTGTTGGTCTTATTTTGTTGTTTGGCTGCTTGTTTTCGAGAGTTTTCGTGATGTTTGTAGCTTctaattttgaagaaaagtgGTTCGGAAGTTTTATTTGGAGACTTGGACTAATGACTATCGTCTTAGATTGTCATCTAAGACATGATAGGGGTTCTATTTGGTTCTTGCATTATTCTGGATTGTTTTCGTTTATGAGAAAATGGTTTTGTATTTGGGGAGCTTAAAAATTAACTTGCTGTTGGATGTATTTCTAGAATTACTACTATTACTAAATAGCCAGGGAATTTAGTTCGTGGCATCCTGCTTTTTCTCAGGAAATTAATtggttctaacttctaagtgGTTTATTGTACGGTCCCTTTGTCGGTTTTAGTGAGAAATATTTTCTTTGCATATTTGCGTGACAATTCCTATTATAATTGTTCTGTCGTACCGGAAGAATAATTATCTGTTGCATGGTGTGGGTTTCACAGTGCTGTTGTTCCATAATGGGCTTCaaccttttcctttgttgttctaGGTACTTCCTTTGAGTTTGTGAGCTTTTCATCGTTCACTACGAAAAATGTTCATGTGAACATTATGTGCAGAAAAGATTTGAAATAATCCAGAAAACTAATGTCATCACGGGTGAAGATGTTTCTCTTAGTCTATTAGACATAATTTGATTATTAAGATGAAATGTTTTAACATGAGCACTTCTACATGTGTAGGTCGGTACAATTTGAGCAAGCTGCCCGTGGAATTCTTCACCTagatgctgaaaaaaaaaaattcatatgttTGTTGCGTGTGTTGCAATTGGCAGAATTCTAAGGTGACTGACGTTATATAAGAAGAAACCAGGAAACAGGAGTCATGTAGTTACGCATGTACTTGGACAAGGCTTGATAATGACGATAAACTTCTTGATGTTTTGTGTTTATGTCTAATATGAGTTACAATAATCATAAGATTATGGAAACATGTTTATTTCTCACCctcttattttttgaaagttttgtAGCTTCAGATGAAAAATGAGTATTATTCGTGGGGCTAATGATGTGTGTCATGACATCTGTTTGTTGTGTATTATTTCCCATGTGAAATTTATCTTGGATTTTGAAGCCTTTGGTTCACTTCAGAGAGTTACAGTTCTGTTAAAAGATGTGTTTCTGTATCAGTATGACCTGCTTCTAGTTCTTGTTTGGTCTCTTGATTGTTGTTTCTCTGCAAAATTGCAGGGTTGGACCCTTTATGAAATTGTAAGATATGCTCCCCAGCATAACTGGACAGCATACGAAGAGGCTTTGAAGACAAATCCAGTCCTAGCAAAGATGATGATCAGTGGAATAGTTTACTCAATTGGCGATTGGATTGCTCAGGCAAGATTAGTGCTAGATAAATTATAACTGATGTACTATATTCTTTCACTGTATGTGGAAATAGacatgatttagttgattcctagtttctctttcttatatttttctgaaattgcAGTGTTACGAGGGAAAGCCAATCTTTGAGTTTGACCGTGCTCGAATGTTCAGATCTGGCCTTGTTGGATTTTCATTGcatggctctctctctcattattaCTACCACTTCTGTGAGGTACTCGGATCTTCAATATGCCCATAAAATGGCAGTTACCGGAGTGGCTTGTTATTAGCTAGAGGTTTAATTACTGAAGCAGCATAATATTTTCTGCAGGCTCTGTTTCCATTTCACGACTGGTGGGTGGTTCCTGTAAAAGTAGCATTTGACCAAACTGCATGGTCAGCTTTTTGGAATAGTATTTACTTTGTTGTACTTGGGTTCTTGCGCCTTGAGTCTCCAGGAAACATATTCTCCGAATTGAAGGCAACATTTTGGCCGATGTTAACAGTAAGTTTATGGCAATCTGCCTTGATATTGTTTGGAATCTTGAAACTTTTATACAACATGATATTCTATTCAGTGCTAAGGAGGTCCAGTGTCTGAAGTTCTGCTGAAATTTACCTTCCTCTCTTAATCTGAAAATGTAGACttaaagtgaaaaagaagagtTTGGAAAATTTAAGCAAAGATAGAATTATTTCTGGTCAATTATTCACAATTTTAGATGACCTGTTGTTCTCCGTCTGCATTTTATGGTCCACTTTGTATTTTCTATGTTttgatacaattttttttcctcacctTGTCAATTATACATGTGCAGGCAGGGTGGAAACTTTGGCCGTTTGCACACTTGATTACGTACGGAGTCATACCTGTTGAGCAGAGGCTTTTGTGGGTGGATACAGTGGAGTTGATATGGGTGACCATATTATCCACGTAAGTTATTTGCTTCATCCTCACGCCTCTGGGTATAGTGTTACTTTGGGCTAACCAGCTAACTAtcaatctttttctttgaacttgTATGCAGTTATTCAAATGAGAAATCGGAAGCTAGAAATGCAGAGGCATCATCAGATCCAAATGACGAAAATTCATCCACCGTTTCAGTGGTACGAGGAGTGCTTCTTAATTTTCTAACCAGAATATTTGGTTATTGTTTCTGATGTTTTTCATCTTCCCCCCAGGAATGAGCTAGGAACCAGCTGAATGAGAGGAAAAATTACTTGTTTCCTGTGGAACTGCTGCAGGCTGTGGTGGTCTTATGTACATCTCTTTTCCAGCATCACAAAGTGATGCATCTCTGCCGCCAGCAATGTGTATATTCTGTAACAGTAGCTTTTGTCCACAAGTATATGCAGTAGCATATTGTTACTGATCTGAGCAACTGTAATTTATAGTCAGTGATTATTTAATTAGCACACTTGCATACTTGTAGAGCTATCCTCTTTGGCaggcaaagttttttttatgaaagttcAGCAAAAGTAAGCTTCCACTTGATTACTGTCATCAAAAGTTGAGGTCATATGAGAGAATTTAAAATGTGACCCCTGTTTTTAAGTTCTTAAATATGTGAGCGCAGTTTTGATTTGGTAAGAGTAAAACTTATAATTGTAACCAAGGTGGGAGTCTTGCTGATGTTCATCCGGAGTTCATCTCTCATGTAAGGTGTCCTTTCAACACAAACTGCTGCAAATTAGATTCTTTGAACAAATTGTTGACTCAAAAAATTCAGATGAATATGAAACAATTGGTACGATGGTTGCAGTTTGTATTTAGGCATTGGTGTCAATGGTGGAACTCTACGGGCTGTTGTTGGCTGGACGGGGTCGGATCCAAATTTGGTCGCACACCAATGGTCCATTCAAGAGCTGAATCAAGATCCTAAATGTCCAAGATAATGCCGTGCCTCCTCAAACAAAAGACAAAGCAAAGGAATTTTAGAGTAGAATTCTTCTATTTGAGGGTTCGATTAGAAAAGTTGGCTGATAAATTTGATCACAAACATATTCCTGATTGAAACCATCGATCAAATCCAAAAACTTATTTCAAAATGTTTACATCAGTATGCAATCCAAAGACACTGGTTGGTCTTCATTTCATTAGCCATAAAAAGATAATCATCTTTGGATTGGAACCAACAGTCTAGCCAAAACCAAACTTTCCTCAATCTCAAGAAATATGTCAAAAGCGACAAGATTCAGATCCAACGCAGGGCCGTGTCTATAACCAAATTAGTGGGGTTTCTAGAATCGGATCAACGGTCTCATTCGGTTCTCGACAACAATGTTACATCTGGAGGTCGAGTCTTAACCTTATCCTCATGCAGATCTAAATTTCAAGTGCGGGTCAACGTTGATTTCCAAGTCGGTTGATCATTCAGTTGTAAATCTCTtttcatttgaatccaaatttgattagAAATGAATCTCGTTAAGTCGGGTTAGATCAGATCTAATAATGCCCAGTCTTAAACGGAATCCGACCCGTTTACATGCCATTGCTCCGCTGGCGCTCACGGGCTGCCGCTGCCAGCGCAACCCAACTGTGAATGTGCTGGACTTCCATTGGAGCCCGAAGACCCTTCGTCATCGTGGCATCCACCAAGTAACGCGGCTTAATTTCAGCGCGCAACACAACGGGGCA
Coding sequences:
- the LOC116246352 gene encoding uncharacterized protein LOC116246352; its protein translation is MASLSSISPQRFSQITKPIVGRSQTNSRSSSSALTTIRGPSGSSLSHQKAKKSPLRPVFGSEKRNWAVRSVVEEIDVIPIRNGEPINLKEEGGESSNLVPVGGFATDGGRLSFESGMGIGDTMVEGFPGSSPSSSNQGGDGDNKMVDRAINAAIVLAAGTFAITKLLTIDHDYWQGWTLYEIVRYAPQHNWTAYEEALKTNPVLAKMMISGIVYSIGDWIAQCYEGKPIFEFDRARMFRSGLVGFSLHGSLSHYYYHFCEALFPFHDWWVVPVKVAFDQTAWSAFWNSIYFVVLGFLRLESPGNIFSELKATFWPMLTAGWKLWPFAHLITYGVIPVEQRLLWVDTVELIWVTILSTYSNEKSEARNAEASSDPNDENSSTVSVE